One region of Chanodichthys erythropterus isolate Z2021 chromosome 17, ASM2448905v1, whole genome shotgun sequence genomic DNA includes:
- the LOC137005445 gene encoding G protein-activated inward rectifier potassium channel 3-like produces MLSGQDRSAPVTDGRGTSGDARSRPATINNLKPKSSFVVLNKPGDGIRHQMYTSTILPQSNNQPYSTGVNPLPLPDIMTSQASKPCVSMRRHKSTTDLPYSPQRGYVRDQRTSICAPTEAELEMMRRCSLREASVRPCCRHALSVPNMASQCTSPLCSTPSRSALGTPVWDVECSSKARNKLIENESAQTPTYPPELREQCRYVSKDGKCRVDLAYMAERERFLADIFTSFVDLQYRWFLFVFMMCYAVTWFIFAGLYSLNAFLRGDLEVPADTDVCYPNVDGFVSALLFSVETQRTIGYGARTVSPRCYEGVFLVMAQCIVGSMIDALMVGCMFVKISRPKKRAETLLFSRTCVVANRDDRLCLMFRLGDLRESHMVDAKVRAKLIKSRQTSEGEFLPLEQSEIDLGYESGSDRLFLVEPQVIQHTIDSSSPFWELGPEQLRKQQFEIIVILEGIVEATGMMCQAKTSYIESEIEWGARFEPCMTLEKGAFRVDLRRFHRTYPVPLPPCSAQDAHHLQNLQVGVELQESLKESINWKLGVDDQEDDTVKPPGACTFPIHNIQEERASEVNECDSL; encoded by the exons ATGCTGAGTGGACAGGACAGAAGCGCTCCTGTCACAGATGGCAGAGGGACCTCAGGTGATGCCAGGAGCAGACCAGCAACAATCAACAATCTAAAGCCCAAATCCAGCTTTGTTGTGTTGAACAAACCTGGAGATGGAATACGCCACCAGATGTACACTTCCACA ATACTCCCTCAGAGCAATAATCAACCATATTCAACAGGTGTTAATCCCCTTCCTTTGCCGGACATCATGACAAGCCAGGCTTCCAAACCATGTGTGTCCATGCGCCGCCACAAGAGCACCACAGATTTGCCATACAGCCCACAGCGTGGGTATGTCCGCGACCAGAGAACCTCTATCTGCGCCCCCACCGAGGCTGAGCTGGAGATGATGAGGCGTTGCTCCTTACGTGAGGCGAGCGTTCGTCCATGCTGCCGCCATGCTCTTAGCGTTCCCAACATGGCAAGCCAATGCACTAGCCCTCTGTGCAGCACCCCATCCCGCAGTGCCCTCGGCACTCCTGTATGGGATGTGGAGTGCAGTTCTAAAGCACGCAACAAGCTAATCGAGAACGAGAGCGCGCAGACTCCTACTTACCCCCCGGAGCTTCGCGAGCAGTGCCGCTACGTCTCCAAAGATGGGAAGTGTCGTGTAGACTTGGCATACATGGCCGAGAGAGAACGCTTCCTGGCTGACATCTTCACTTCATTTGTGGACCTTCAGTATAGATGGTTTCTCTTCGTGTTCATGATGTGCTATGCAGTCACCTGGTTTATATTCGCAGGGCTTTATTCTCTAAATGCATTCCTGCGTGGAGATCTTGAAGTTCCTGCTGACACTGACGTGTGCTACCCCAACGTAGATGGATTTGTGTCAGCGCTGCTCTTCTCGGTGGAAACACAGAGGACTATTGGTTATGGCGCACGCACGGTCTCGCCACGCTGCTACGAAGGTGTGTTTTTGGTCATGGcacagtgcattgtgggatccATGATCGATGCCCTCATGGTGGGCTGCATGTTCGTCAAAATTTCACGCCCCAAGAAACGCGCTGAAACTCTTCTTTTCAGTCGGACTTGTGTTGTGGCCAACCGTGATGACCGTCTCTGCCTTATGTTCCGACTCGGCGACCTGCGTGAGAGCCACATGGTGGATGCCAAAGTGCGTGCTAAACTCATCAAGTCTCGGCAGACGTCAGAAGGGGAATTCCTCCCGCTGGAGCAGTCTGAGATCGACCTGGGCTATGAGAGCGGCTCTGACCGTCTGTTCCTGGTGGAGCCACAGGTCATTCAACACACCATTGATTCCAGCAGTCCTTTCTGGGAACTTGGGCCAGAGCAGCTGAGGAAGCAACAGTTTGAGATTATTGTCATCTTGGAGGGCATTGTGGAAGCCACAG GAATGATGTGCCAAGCAAAGACGTCCTACATTGAGTCTGAGATTGAATGGGGAGCCCGCTTTGAGCCGTGCATGACATTGGAGAAAGGGGCGTTCCGAGTCGACCTGAGACGGTTCCACAGAACATATCCGGTGCCTCTTCCGCCGTGCAGTGCGCAAGATGCGCACCACCTACAGAATTTGCAAGTGGGAGTAGAACTCCAGGAATCTCTCAAAGAGAGTATTAACTGGAAATTGGGTGTGGACGACCAAGAAGATGACACCGTGAAACCACCAGGAGCATGTACTTTCCCTATCCACAACATCCAGGAGGAGCGAGCGTCAGAAGTCAACGAATGCGATTCTTTGTAG